GCGTTCTTCACCGGCGGCGCGCTCGCGCTGCAGATCTACGCGGGTGGCGCGCGCTTCTCGGCCGAGGCCGTGGTGCCGCAGATCGTCGCCATCGGCATGGTGCGGGAACTGGGCCCGGTGCTGGGCGGTCTGATGATCGCGGCGCGCGTGACCTCGTCGATCGCCGCCGAGATCGCCACCATGAAAGTGACCGAGCAGATCGATGCCCTGGTCACCCTGTCCACCCACCCGATGAAATACCTCACCGCCCCCAGGGTGCTGGCCGCGATCCTCGTGGTGCCACTGCTGGTGGCGGTGGGCGACACGATCGGGATCATGGGGGGCTACCTGGTCTCGACCTCCCGGCTGGGCTTCAACCCGGCGACCTACCTGCAGAACACGGTGGATTTCCTCGAACTGCACGACATCGTCTCGTCGCTAGCGAAGGGGGCCGTATTCGGCGCCATCGCCGCCCTGATGGGCTGCTATTCGGGCATGAATTCGGGGCGGGGTGCGCAGGGCGTGGGCGCGGCCACCAAATCCTCCGTCGTCGCGGCGGCCGTGCTGATCCTCGCGGCCAACTACATGCTGACCGAACTGTTTTTCTCCGGATGACCGACACCACCAGCCCCCCTCCGATGATCGAGTTGCGCGGCGTCTCCAAGGCGTTCGGGCCCAAGGAGGTTCTGCGCGGCGTGGATCTCGTGATCCCCAAGGGCGAGAGCATGGTGATCATCGGCGGCTCGGGCACGGGCAAATCGGTGATGCTCAAGAGCGTGCTGGGCCTGATCTCGCCCGATGCGGGGCAAATCCTGGTGGACGGCAAGGATGTCGAGAAGGTGGAGCGCGATGCCTTCCTCGCCCGCTTCGGGATGCTGTTCCAGGGCGGTGCGCTCTTCGACAGCCTGCCG
The Dinoroseobacter shibae DFL 12 = DSM 16493 genome window above contains:
- a CDS encoding MlaE family ABC transporter permease, with product MIRLIAAIGASVLGILGAAGRFAIFVGAAFSHMVRPPFYWREFGQALLNIGYFSLPVVGLTAFFTGGALALQIYAGGARFSAEAVVPQIVAIGMVRELGPVLGGLMIAARVTSSIAAEIATMKVTEQIDALVTLSTHPMKYLTAPRVLAAILVVPLLVAVGDTIGIMGGYLVSTSRLGFNPATYLQNTVDFLELHDIVSSLAKGAVFGAIAALMGCYSGMNSGRGAQGVGAATKSSVVAAAVLILAANYMLTELFFSG